In Acidaminococcus fermentans DSM 20731, one genomic interval encodes:
- the remB gene encoding extracellular matrix regulator RemB, translated as MYLHVGNNYVVRCDEIIGIFDIRNKRTNIYRFFLKPRLGTDQVIDLTGDFPAASCVVTRDKIILSGISSRTLRKR; from the coding sequence ATGTACCTGCACGTAGGAAATAATTATGTGGTGCGCTGTGACGAGATCATCGGGATCTTCGATATCCGGAACAAACGGACCAACATCTACCGTTTTTTCCTGAAACCCAGACTGGGAACGGATCAAGTCATCGACCTGACGGGGGATTTCCCTGCGGCCAGCTGTGTGGTGACCCGGGACAAGATCATCCTGTCGGGGATTTCCAGCAGAACACTGCGCAAGCGATAA
- the gyrB gene encoding DNA topoisomerase (ATP-hydrolyzing) subunit B gives MAKKKQTIEEEIAVHGDYGAEQIQVLEGLEAVRKRPSMYIGSISGRGLHHLVYEVIDNSIDEALAGYCDHIRVIIHPDNSITVTDNGRGIPVEMHKVGKPAIEVVMTVLHAGGKFGDGGYKVSGGLHGVGVSCVNALSKKMVVEVKKNGKIYGIEFSKGKTTRPLYVKGECPENETGTSVTFWPDDTIFTETVYSYDTLKHRIRELAFLNKGVKIQLTDERSGQDEVFHYEGGIVSFVEFVNKGKEPLHAKPIYVEGERQDTIVEVAMQYTDAYTENIYTFVNNINTEEGGTHLAGLKQALTRCINDYARKNSLLKDNEDNLSGDDVREGLTCVMSLKVREPQFEGQTKTKLGNSEVRGIVDNMVTEALTEYFEENAPVAKKIVEKAIMASRARSAARKARDLTRRKSALEVSSLPGKLADCSSKNAAETEIYLVEGDSAGGSAKQGRDRNFQAILPLRGKILNVEKARLDKMLNSQEIRAMITAFGCGIGDEFDIAKARYGKIIIMTDADVDGAHIRTLLLTFFYRYMKPLIQNGNVFIAQPPLYLIRTGKKHTYAYSDEELQRKLDEVGRQNNPYVQRYKGLGEMNPEQLWETTMDPSKRTVLQVQLEDAATADSVFSVLMGDKVEPRRQFIEENAGKVTNLDF, from the coding sequence ATGGCCAAAAAGAAACAGACGATTGAAGAGGAAATTGCCGTCCATGGCGATTACGGGGCGGAACAGATCCAGGTCCTGGAAGGCCTGGAAGCCGTGCGGAAACGTCCCAGTATGTATATCGGCAGCATCAGCGGCCGGGGGCTGCACCATCTGGTGTATGAAGTCATCGACAACAGCATCGATGAAGCCCTGGCCGGCTACTGTGATCATATCCGGGTGATCATCCATCCGGACAACAGCATCACCGTTACGGACAACGGCCGGGGGATCCCGGTGGAAATGCACAAGGTGGGGAAACCGGCCATCGAAGTGGTCATGACGGTCCTCCATGCCGGGGGCAAGTTCGGAGACGGGGGCTACAAAGTCTCCGGCGGGCTCCATGGCGTGGGGGTTTCCTGCGTCAATGCCCTGAGCAAAAAGATGGTGGTGGAGGTCAAGAAGAACGGGAAGATCTACGGCATCGAATTTTCCAAGGGCAAGACCACCCGTCCCCTGTATGTGAAGGGAGAATGTCCGGAAAACGAAACCGGCACCAGCGTCACCTTCTGGCCCGATGATACCATCTTCACGGAAACGGTGTACAGCTATGACACCCTGAAACACCGGATCCGGGAGCTGGCTTTCCTGAACAAGGGCGTGAAGATCCAGCTCACCGATGAACGGAGCGGCCAGGATGAAGTGTTCCATTACGAAGGGGGCATCGTCTCCTTTGTGGAATTCGTCAACAAAGGGAAGGAACCTCTCCATGCCAAACCCATTTACGTGGAAGGGGAACGGCAGGATACCATCGTGGAAGTGGCCATGCAGTACACGGACGCCTACACGGAAAACATCTACACCTTCGTGAACAACATCAACACGGAAGAAGGGGGGACCCATCTGGCCGGGCTGAAGCAGGCCCTGACCCGGTGCATCAACGACTATGCCCGGAAAAACAGCCTGCTGAAGGACAACGAGGACAACCTGTCCGGGGATGACGTCCGGGAAGGGCTCACCTGCGTCATGAGCCTGAAGGTCCGGGAGCCCCAGTTCGAAGGCCAGACCAAGACCAAGCTGGGGAACAGCGAGGTCCGGGGCATCGTGGACAACATGGTGACCGAAGCTCTTACCGAATACTTCGAGGAAAATGCACCGGTTGCCAAAAAAATCGTGGAAAAAGCCATCATGGCCAGCCGGGCACGGTCTGCAGCCAGAAAAGCAAGGGACCTGACTCGCCGGAAGTCGGCTTTGGAAGTGAGCAGTCTGCCCGGGAAACTGGCTGACTGTTCCAGCAAGAATGCGGCGGAAACAGAAATCTACCTGGTGGAAGGGGATTCCGCAGGGGGCAGCGCCAAGCAGGGCCGGGACCGGAATTTCCAGGCCATCCTGCCTCTCCGGGGGAAAATCCTGAACGTGGAAAAAGCCCGGCTGGACAAAATGCTCAACAGCCAGGAGATACGGGCCATGATCACCGCCTTCGGCTGCGGCATCGGGGATGAATTCGACATTGCCAAGGCCCGCTACGGGAAGATCATCATCATGACCGATGCGGACGTGGATGGAGCCCATATCCGGACTCTGCTGCTGACCTTCTTCTATCGGTACATGAAGCCTCTGATCCAGAACGGGAACGTGTTCATTGCCCAGCCGCCCCTGTACCTGATCCGTACCGGCAAGAAGCACACCTATGCCTACAGCGATGAGGAACTCCAGCGGAAACTGGATGAAGTGGGCCGCCAGAACAATCCCTATGTCCAGCGCTACAAAGGCCTTGGGGAAATGAACCCGGAACAGCTGTGGGAAACCACCATGGATCCCAGCAAGCGGACGGTGCTCCAGGTGCAGCTGGAAGATGCGGCCACGGCAGATTCCGTATTCTCCGTACTGATGGGGGACAAGGTGGAACCCCGCCGGCAGTTCATCGAGGAAAACGCCGGCAAAGTGACCAATCTGGACTTCTAA
- a CDS encoding thiamine diphosphokinase, producing the protein MTMEIQLPQGKLQWSRTGGPLLVVVAGGRRPDPQWLRRAAEGLPVAAADRGADHCRAAGLVPGFLYGDRDSAAPGAWEEFARKGARVKTYPVNKDDTDLSLVLQDIPGNRTVLATGIWGGRADHLFGNLYTLLAYARRGGSAFMADDQEVLCYLLPGEGLRFTSGKKRPRAVSLLPLTPSCRVSITGVRWPLDNAELTQANPYAVSNKMTEPALNAFCREGIAGVYFTWKE; encoded by the coding sequence ATGACCATGGAGATCCAGCTTCCCCAGGGGAAGCTCCAGTGGAGCCGGACGGGAGGGCCGCTCCTTGTGGTGGTGGCCGGGGGACGGCGTCCGGACCCCCAGTGGCTGCGGAGGGCGGCAGAGGGACTGCCGGTGGCCGCGGCGGACCGGGGCGCGGACCACTGCCGGGCAGCCGGCCTGGTGCCCGGATTCCTGTACGGGGACCGGGACAGTGCGGCGCCGGGAGCCTGGGAGGAATTTGCCCGGAAGGGAGCCCGGGTGAAGACCTATCCGGTGAACAAGGACGATACGGACCTGTCCCTGGTGCTCCAGGACATCCCGGGAAACCGGACGGTGCTGGCCACCGGCATCTGGGGAGGACGGGCGGATCATCTGTTCGGCAACCTGTACACCCTGCTGGCCTATGCCAGAAGGGGTGGCAGTGCTTTCATGGCCGATGACCAGGAAGTGCTGTGCTACCTGCTGCCGGGAGAGGGGCTGCGGTTTACCTCTGGGAAGAAACGGCCCCGGGCGGTGAGCCTGCTGCCTCTGACACCTTCCTGCCGGGTGAGCATCACCGGGGTCCGCTGGCCCCTGGACAACGCGGAACTGACCCAGGCCAATCCCTATGCAGTCAGCAATAAGATGACGGAGCCGGCACTGAATGCCTTCTGCCGGGAGGGCATCGCCGGCGTCTATTTCACCTGGAAGGAGTAG
- a CDS encoding sulfite exporter TauE/SafE family protein, with product MLEFHWQDLIFLLAAGFIGSFVDAAVGGGGLITLPAFMATGIPTPFALGSNKLASSIGAVTSFFTFARSGKVDRKILKMMPLSFLGSAAGACIASLLPEHLLRYIVVAALVGVALYTYHRKNWDGVNEMTEMTRSVVLGIAAMAWCLGMYDGFFGPGTGSFLIFGFLYFGYNFVTAAGNTKALNLASNLGGLLAFLLLGRVYLAYALPMGLVEILGARLGAKIAIKKGVGYIRTLYLVMTVLLIGKQVHDLFLK from the coding sequence ATGCTGGAATTCCATTGGCAGGACCTGATTTTTCTTTTGGCCGCTGGTTTCATCGGCTCTTTTGTGGATGCAGCGGTGGGCGGCGGGGGCCTGATCACCCTGCCGGCCTTTATGGCCACCGGCATCCCTACCCCCTTTGCCCTGGGGTCCAACAAGCTGGCCTCCTCCATCGGAGCGGTGACCAGTTTCTTTACCTTTGCCCGGTCCGGGAAAGTGGACCGGAAGATCCTGAAAATGATGCCCCTGTCCTTCCTGGGCAGTGCGGCCGGGGCCTGCATCGCCTCCCTGCTGCCGGAACACCTGCTCCGGTACATTGTGGTGGCGGCCCTGGTGGGAGTGGCTCTCTATACCTATCACCGGAAAAACTGGGACGGGGTCAATGAAATGACCGAAATGACCCGGTCCGTAGTCCTGGGCATTGCCGCCATGGCCTGGTGCCTGGGTATGTACGACGGCTTTTTCGGTCCCGGGACAGGTTCGTTCCTGATCTTCGGATTTTTGTATTTCGGTTATAACTTCGTTACCGCCGCCGGGAACACCAAGGCCCTGAACCTGGCCAGCAATCTGGGAGGGCTGCTGGCCTTCCTGCTGCTGGGCCGGGTGTATCTGGCCTATGCCCTGCCCATGGGGCTGGTGGAAATCCTGGGCGCCCGGCTGGGAGCGAAGATTGCCATAAAAAAAGGTGTGGGATACATCCGCACTTTGTACCTGGTCATGACTGTGCTGCTGATCGGCAAGCAGGTCCATGACCTTTTCCTGAAATAA
- the gyrA gene encoding DNA gyrase subunit A translates to MDDQQNDKQTISAGKVIPVYVEDEMQKCYIDYAMSVIVQRALPDVRDGLKPVHRRILYAMNEAGMLPNKAYKKSARIVGDVLGKYHPHGDSSVYDAIVRLAQDFSTRYLMVDGHGNFGSVDGDPAAAMRYTEVRMGKIAVEMLRDIEKDTVDFIPNYDESLKEPTVLPAKVPALLINGSAGIAVGMATNIPPHNLGEVVDACVMLIDHPDATVEQLMTAVKGPDFPTGAKILGLSGIRQAYTTGRGVVKVRAKTHVEPMPKNKNRIVVTEIPYQVNKAKLIENIAHLVQDKTLEGITDLRDESDRKGMRIVIELRSDVVPEIMLNKLYKHTQLQDSFGIIMLALVNGHPRILNLKQILEYYLDHQKDVITRKCRYELKKAKERAHILEGLKIALDHLDEVIATIRASANGEVAKAALMEKFGLSDRQAQAILDMRLQRLTGLERQKIEDEYKEVMATIAYLEDVLSDEHKIMGIAREDLLDVKKRFGDARRTSIVPDTGDLETEDLIAEEDVVITISHQSYIKRQALTNFRNQNRGGRGIKAGSGKIVKEDNKVKGDFSEHLLMASTHDNILFFTNRGRVYRQKGFEIPEASRTAKGTFIRNLLPLEENEKVNAVIAVKSGISEDEKKFLFMATNLGYVKRTSVSEFKSARKGGLIAINLGEGEELIDVKLTSGHNDILLATRDGYAIHFLEDDVRPMGRTSHGVRGISLRPHDSVVSMDSCVDDTGEVLTVTDKGQGKRTDISEYRVQTRGGKGIINLKVTDRTGLIVGSKFINETHDIMLISAAGIIIRMNAADISTYGRNAQGVKLMDLEAGDKVAALAIVNTVSEDE, encoded by the coding sequence GTGGATGATCAGCAGAATGACAAGCAGACCATCTCTGCCGGCAAGGTAATCCCCGTCTATGTGGAAGATGAGATGCAGAAATGCTACATCGACTACGCCATGAGCGTCATCGTCCAGCGGGCCCTGCCGGATGTGCGGGACGGTCTGAAGCCGGTCCACCGCCGCATCCTCTATGCCATGAACGAGGCAGGGATGCTGCCCAACAAGGCCTATAAAAAAAGCGCCCGTATCGTGGGCGATGTTTTGGGGAAATACCATCCCCACGGGGATTCTTCGGTCTATGACGCCATTGTGCGTCTGGCCCAGGATTTCTCCACCCGGTATCTGATGGTGGACGGCCACGGGAACTTCGGTTCCGTGGACGGAGACCCGGCCGCTGCCATGCGGTACACGGAAGTCCGGATGGGGAAAATCGCCGTGGAGATGCTCCGGGACATTGAAAAAGATACAGTGGATTTCATCCCCAACTACGATGAATCCCTGAAGGAACCCACCGTGCTGCCGGCCAAGGTGCCGGCCCTCCTGATCAACGGATCCGCCGGGATCGCCGTAGGGATGGCCACCAACATTCCGCCCCACAATCTGGGAGAAGTGGTGGATGCCTGCGTGATGCTCATCGACCATCCGGATGCCACGGTGGAACAGCTGATGACGGCCGTAAAGGGGCCGGATTTCCCCACCGGGGCCAAGATCCTGGGCCTTTCCGGGATCCGCCAGGCCTATACCACAGGACGGGGCGTGGTGAAGGTACGGGCCAAGACCCATGTGGAACCCATGCCCAAGAACAAGAACCGGATCGTGGTGACGGAAATCCCCTACCAGGTGAACAAGGCCAAGCTCATTGAGAACATCGCCCATCTGGTCCAGGACAAGACCCTGGAAGGAATCACCGACCTGCGGGATGAATCGGACCGGAAGGGCATGCGCATCGTCATCGAACTGCGCAGCGATGTGGTTCCTGAGATCATGCTGAACAAGCTGTACAAACACACCCAGCTCCAGGATTCCTTCGGGATCATCATGCTGGCCCTGGTGAACGGCCATCCCCGGATCCTGAACCTGAAACAGATCCTGGAATATTATCTGGACCACCAGAAGGACGTCATCACCCGGAAATGCCGGTATGAACTGAAAAAAGCCAAAGAACGGGCCCATATCCTGGAGGGCTTGAAAATCGCCCTGGATCACCTGGACGAAGTGATCGCCACCATCCGGGCCAGCGCCAACGGGGAAGTGGCCAAGGCCGCCCTGATGGAAAAATTCGGGCTCAGCGACCGGCAGGCCCAGGCCATCCTGGATATGCGTCTCCAGCGGCTGACCGGCCTGGAACGGCAGAAAATCGAGGACGAATACAAAGAAGTCATGGCCACTATCGCCTATCTGGAAGATGTGCTCAGCGATGAACACAAGATCATGGGCATTGCCCGGGAAGACCTGCTGGATGTGAAGAAACGGTTCGGGGATGCCCGCCGGACTTCCATCGTGCCGGATACCGGGGACCTGGAAACCGAAGACCTGATTGCGGAAGAAGACGTGGTGATCACCATCAGCCACCAGAGCTACATCAAGCGCCAGGCACTCACCAACTTCCGGAACCAGAACCGGGGCGGCCGGGGCATCAAGGCCGGCAGCGGCAAGATCGTGAAGGAAGACAACAAGGTAAAGGGAGACTTCTCGGAACATCTGCTCATGGCCAGCACCCATGACAACATCCTGTTCTTCACCAACCGGGGACGGGTGTACCGGCAGAAGGGATTCGAGATCCCGGAAGCCAGCCGCACCGCCAAGGGCACTTTCATCCGGAATCTGCTGCCTCTGGAAGAGAACGAAAAAGTCAACGCGGTGATCGCCGTAAAGAGCGGCATCAGTGAGGACGAGAAGAAGTTCCTGTTCATGGCCACCAACCTGGGCTATGTGAAGCGGACCAGTGTCAGCGAATTCAAATCCGCCCGGAAAGGCGGACTCATCGCCATCAACCTGGGCGAAGGGGAAGAACTGATTGATGTGAAGCTGACCAGCGGACACAATGATATCCTGCTGGCCACCCGGGACGGCTACGCCATCCACTTCCTGGAAGACGATGTGCGGCCCATGGGCCGGACCAGTCATGGGGTGCGGGGCATCAGCCTGCGGCCTCACGACAGCGTGGTTTCCATGGACAGCTGTGTGGATGATACGGGAGAAGTGCTGACGGTAACCGACAAAGGGCAGGGAAAACGGACGGACATCTCCGAATACCGGGTCCAGACCCGGGGCGGCAAAGGCATCATCAACCTGAAGGTGACCGACCGGACCGGCCTGATCGTGGGTTCCAAATTCATCAACGAGACCCATGACATCATGCTGATCTCTGCAGCGGGGATCATCATCCGGATGAACGCTGCCGATATTTCCACCTACGGACGGAATGCACAGGGCGTCAAGCTCATGGATCTGGAAGCAGGGGACAAAGTGGCCGCACTGGCCATCGTGAATACGGTCAGCGAGGACGAGTAA
- a CDS encoding YbjN domain-containing protein: protein MAELNQKAESFKRFVEKKDPKAFVVDPIKDDPFHTVVFRSHLDVEGTPLQLIVVLDDSAFGVIRVLLAPKALKEGNKEALLEMLNRYNSNYKAFKFYLDKEESLIMDTCVIFRESQVDGNMMYGLFQMISRELDEKYKDIMKTIWE, encoded by the coding sequence ATGGCAGAACTGAATCAGAAAGCCGAAAGCTTCAAGCGTTTTGTAGAAAAGAAAGATCCCAAAGCCTTTGTGGTGGATCCCATCAAAGACGATCCGTTCCATACGGTGGTGTTCCGGTCTCATCTGGATGTGGAAGGTACCCCGCTCCAGCTGATCGTGGTGCTGGATGACAGCGCCTTCGGAGTGATCCGGGTCCTCCTGGCGCCCAAAGCCCTGAAGGAAGGGAACAAAGAGGCACTGCTGGAGATGCTGAACCGGTACAACAGCAACTACAAGGCCTTTAAATTCTACCTGGACAAGGAAGAATCCCTGATCATGGACACCTGCGTGATCTTCCGGGAATCCCAGGTGGACGGGAACATGATGTATGGTCTGTTCCAGATGATCAGCAGGGAACTGGACGAGAAGTACAAGGACATCATGAAAACAATCTGGGAATAA
- a CDS encoding LysR family transcriptional regulator, with translation MKLTQIEYFITVCECGSFSRAAEKCHISQPGISKAIRELEEECGVALFQRNRNNIQITRRGRILLEHARQFQNHYRNLCQVVRTLGTGKALIRIGIATMRGNTIFPQIHGAFLKSHPQITIETVEETTKVLYELLDRQEIDFALCVTNRLPEEPNHCLLLRKSYLKLFVRQDHPLARRETVDLTELRNIPLVLFSDHFDQTAYIRHMFAQSGVHPWILHQTTQVFTILEYIRSEGAAGFLTEEIAQQEPDLHAVSVRQFRPAYITLDWNKDLHFNPAMEEFVRFVKKGLPSA, from the coding sequence ATGAAACTCACCCAGATCGAATACTTCATCACCGTCTGCGAATGCGGGAGTTTTTCCCGGGCGGCGGAAAAATGCCATATTTCCCAACCCGGGATTTCCAAAGCCATCCGGGAACTGGAGGAGGAATGCGGGGTGGCCCTGTTCCAGCGGAACCGGAACAACATCCAGATCACCCGCCGGGGCCGGATCCTGCTGGAGCATGCCCGGCAGTTCCAGAACCACTACCGGAATCTGTGCCAGGTGGTCCGGACCCTGGGCACCGGCAAAGCCCTGATCCGGATCGGCATTGCCACCATGCGGGGCAATACCATTTTCCCCCAGATCCACGGGGCTTTCCTGAAAAGCCATCCCCAGATCACCATCGAAACCGTGGAAGAAACCACCAAGGTGCTCTATGAACTGCTGGACCGCCAGGAAATCGACTTTGCCCTCTGTGTCACCAACCGGCTGCCAGAAGAACCCAACCACTGTCTGCTCCTGCGGAAAAGTTACCTGAAGCTGTTCGTCCGCCAGGATCATCCCCTGGCCCGGCGGGAAACGGTGGATCTGACAGAGCTCCGGAACATTCCCCTGGTGCTGTTTTCCGACCACTTCGACCAGACCGCCTATATCCGCCATATGTTTGCCCAGAGCGGCGTCCATCCCTGGATCCTCCACCAGACCACCCAGGTGTTCACCATCCTGGAATACATCCGGTCAGAAGGCGCCGCCGGGTTCCTCACAGAAGAAATCGCCCAGCAGGAACCGGATCTCCATGCCGTTTCCGTCCGCCAGTTCCGCCCTGCCTACATTACCCTGGACTGGAACAAGGATCTCCACTTCAATCCGGCCATGGAAGAATTCGTCCGTTTTGTAAAAAAAGGTTTGCCGTCCGCATGA
- the maeA gene encoding NAD-dependent malic enzyme translates to MTTSKRGYDLLNDPFLNKGTAFTREERKKYGLIGILPPQVETIELQDQQAFENFCERPNKAVQRHYLMKLFSRNRTLFFHLFSHHLEKLMPVLYAPGVAESVKQYSELFTTPQNAVYLSIDNMDDIEESLKNGASGRDIQLIVVTDGESILGIGDWGTNGVSISTGKILVYTAAAGIDPAKVLPVVLDAGTNRQSLIDDPLYLGLHHERISDGRYDAFVDAFLQTAEKLFPHLYVHFEDFGRENAARLLERYEDRYAVYNDDIEGTGAVTLAAILGGLKASGEKLTDQTFLCFGAGTSGMGIVRQVFEEMKLQGLSDEEARSRFYLVDQQGLLFEDTEGMTPQQKPYARKRSEFPAGASLDNLEDVVKAIHPTILVGASTAAGAFTREIVQEMAAHTPRPIIFPLSNPADLAEASADDLLHWTDGKALVATGTASRKVVYHGTIFEIGQANNSLVFPGMGLAVAACRARKVSPGMLAAAAHALADLVDMEKPGASVLPPVREMGNFTKILAEKVVRQAVQEGLNGIPVEDPKEAIEAIQWKAEYKEL, encoded by the coding sequence ATGACAACCAGCAAACGTGGGTATGATCTGCTCAATGATCCATTTTTGAATAAAGGAACGGCCTTCACCCGGGAAGAACGGAAGAAATACGGTCTGATCGGCATCCTGCCGCCCCAGGTGGAAACCATCGAACTCCAGGACCAGCAGGCTTTTGAGAACTTCTGCGAACGGCCCAACAAAGCGGTCCAGCGCCATTATCTGATGAAACTGTTCAGCCGGAACCGGACCCTGTTCTTCCACCTGTTCTCCCATCATCTGGAAAAACTCATGCCGGTGCTCTATGCTCCCGGGGTGGCGGAAAGCGTGAAACAGTACAGCGAACTGTTCACCACCCCCCAGAATGCGGTGTATCTGTCCATCGACAATATGGACGATATTGAAGAATCCCTGAAAAACGGGGCTTCCGGCCGGGACATCCAGCTGATCGTGGTCACTGACGGGGAAAGCATCCTGGGCATCGGGGACTGGGGCACCAACGGGGTGAGCATCTCCACCGGGAAGATCCTGGTATATACCGCAGCCGCCGGCATCGATCCGGCCAAGGTGCTGCCGGTAGTGCTGGACGCCGGGACCAACCGGCAGAGCCTGATCGATGATCCCCTTTATCTGGGGCTCCATCATGAACGGATCAGCGATGGACGGTATGATGCCTTTGTGGATGCCTTCCTCCAGACGGCGGAAAAACTCTTCCCCCATCTGTACGTCCATTTCGAGGACTTCGGCCGGGAAAACGCCGCCCGTCTCCTGGAACGGTATGAAGACCGGTATGCGGTGTACAACGATGACATCGAAGGCACCGGGGCGGTGACCCTGGCCGCCATCCTGGGCGGGCTGAAAGCCTCCGGGGAAAAACTCACGGACCAGACCTTCCTGTGCTTCGGAGCCGGTACTTCCGGTATGGGCATCGTCCGGCAGGTATTCGAGGAAATGAAGCTCCAGGGCCTCAGTGATGAGGAAGCCCGGAGCCGGTTCTACCTGGTGGACCAGCAGGGGCTGCTCTTTGAGGATACGGAAGGGATGACCCCCCAGCAGAAACCCTATGCCCGGAAACGGAGCGAATTCCCGGCCGGAGCCAGCCTGGACAACCTGGAAGACGTGGTGAAGGCCATCCATCCCACCATCCTGGTGGGAGCTTCCACGGCAGCCGGGGCCTTTACCCGGGAAATCGTCCAGGAAATGGCGGCCCATACTCCCCGGCCCATTATCTTCCCCCTGAGCAATCCGGCGGATCTGGCGGAAGCCAGTGCGGATGATCTGCTCCACTGGACTGACGGGAAAGCGCTGGTGGCCACCGGTACTGCTTCCCGGAAAGTGGTGTATCACGGGACCATCTTTGAAATCGGCCAGGCCAACAATTCCCTGGTGTTCCCGGGGATGGGACTGGCGGTGGCGGCCTGCCGGGCCCGGAAGGTTTCTCCCGGGATGCTGGCCGCTGCGGCCCATGCCCTTGCGGATCTGGTGGATATGGAGAAACCTGGGGCTTCCGTACTGCCTCCTGTCCGGGAAATGGGGAATTTTACCAAGATCCTGGCGGAAAAAGTGGTACGGCAGGCCGTACAGGAAGGACTGAACGGGATCCCGGTGGAAGACCCGAAAGAAGCCATCGAAGCCATCCAGTGGAAGGCAGAGTACAAGGAATTGTGA
- a CDS encoding ABC transporter substrate-binding protein, with protein sequence MKAWKKAVGALAMTTLVASMFTGCGKKDAAKKDNGNEIRVGALFELTGNVANYGKSTYKGVQLAVDQINAKGGINGKKIKLVEADNKSEPSESGNAATKLITKDKVSVIIGPATSGCVSAATPVVTNSKVPLMAPVATAPGITVDEKGKVRPFIFRACFTDPFQGKLMAKFAVDTLKLKNIAIFYDSSSDYSKGLMDVFGKTLEEKGGKVVGKEAFLAKDQDFKSALTKLKATNPEALYVPGYYEEVSKIIKQAREVGLTCPILGSDGWDSPKLAQIAGGEALNGTYFTSAYSAQDKDPHVQQFIKDYKAKFNEEPDTFAIHAYDGTLAVAEAIKQAGTTDGTKIADALSKIKDLQVATGKYTLDKDHNPVSGGIIIEMKDGVQTFKEKITL encoded by the coding sequence ATGAAGGCATGGAAAAAAGCGGTCGGCGCGCTGGCGATGACAACTCTCGTGGCGTCTATGTTTACCGGCTGCGGCAAAAAAGATGCAGCGAAAAAGGACAATGGCAATGAAATCAGAGTCGGTGCTTTGTTCGAATTGACGGGGAATGTGGCCAACTACGGCAAATCCACCTACAAAGGGGTACAGCTGGCGGTGGATCAGATCAATGCCAAAGGCGGCATCAACGGCAAGAAAATCAAACTGGTGGAAGCGGACAACAAGTCCGAGCCTTCCGAATCCGGGAATGCGGCCACCAAGCTGATCACCAAGGATAAAGTTTCGGTCATCATCGGGCCGGCCACCAGCGGCTGCGTATCCGCTGCCACCCCGGTGGTCACCAACAGCAAGGTGCCTCTGATGGCCCCTGTGGCTACCGCACCCGGGATTACCGTGGATGAAAAAGGCAAGGTACGGCCCTTCATCTTCCGTGCCTGCTTCACGGATCCGTTCCAGGGTAAACTGATGGCCAAATTCGCCGTGGATACCCTGAAACTGAAGAACATTGCGATTTTCTATGATTCTTCCAGTGACTACTCCAAAGGTCTGATGGATGTGTTCGGCAAGACCCTGGAAGAAAAAGGCGGCAAGGTTGTGGGCAAGGAAGCCTTCCTGGCCAAGGACCAGGACTTCAAGTCCGCTCTGACCAAACTGAAAGCCACCAATCCGGAAGCTCTGTACGTACCCGGCTACTATGAAGAAGTTTCCAAGATCATCAAACAGGCCCGTGAAGTTGGGCTGACCTGCCCGATCCTGGGCAGCGACGGCTGGGATTCTCCGAAACTGGCCCAGATCGCCGGCGGGGAAGCGCTGAACGGCACCTACTTCACCAGTGCTTATTCTGCTCAGGACAAGGATCCTCATGTCCAGCAGTTCATCAAGGACTACAAGGCCAAGTTCAACGAAGAACCGGATACTTTCGCCATCCATGCCTATGACGGAACCCTGGCTGTGGCAGAAGCCATCAAACAGGCTGGTACCACCGACGGCACCAAGATTGCGGATGCCCTGAGCAAAATCAAGGACCTGCAGGTAGCCACCGGCAAATACACCCTGGACAAGGACCACAACCCGGTGTCCGGCGGCATCATCATCGAAATGAAAGACGGCGTACAGACCTTCAAAGAAAAGATTACGCTGTAA